The window AATACGCACCGACGCTGATGAGGTCGCGGCTACGCTGGTATCTTGAATACAGCTGTTTAAGACGGCGCGCTAACTTTTGATGTTCTGGCGAGGTAATGCTATGCATGGCGCGGCTAATCGATTGTTCAATATCAATCGCCGGGTAATGTCCGCTCTCTGCCAAACCACGGTCCAGCACAATATGTCCGTCAAGAATCGCTCTGGCTGCGTCGGCAATCGGGTCTTGCTGATCATCGCCTTCGGTCAATACGGTGTAAAAAGCGGTGATAGAGCCGCCGCCATCCACACCATTACCAGCGCGCTCAACTAAAATCGGCAATTTTGCAAATACCGACGGCGGGTAGCCTTTGGTCGCTGGTGGCTCGCCAATCGCCAAGGCGATTTCCCGTTGTGCCATGGCATAGCGGGTAAGTGAATCCATAATCAGCAAAACACTTTTGCCTTGGTCACGGAAATACTCTGCAATGGTCGTCGCGTACGCCGCACCTTGTAAGCGCAGCAAGGGTGGTGCATCTGCCGGTGCGGCAACGACGACGGCGCGCGCGAGGCCTTCTTCCCCTAGAATTTGCTCGATAAATTCTTTAACCTCCCGGCCACGTTCACCAATCAGTCCCACCACGATAACGTCAGCAGTGGTGTAACGCGCCATCATGCCAAGTAATACGCTTTTACCGACGCCAGAGCCCGCGAACAAGCCAAGACGCTGACCGCGCCCGACGCTCAACATACTATTAATCGCGCGCACGCCGACATCCAGTTTTTCAGTAATTGGCGAGCGTAATAATGGGTTGTAAATCCGCGCGCCTAACGGAGCGGATTCGGTCGTCATCAGCGGGCCTAGCGTATCCAGAGGTTTGCCGTTACCGTCTAAAACACGACCTAATAATTGCCAGCCGACAGGCAAATGCCGGGTGCGGTCGCTGGGGCGGCGTCTTGGGTGCTTGGCGTCGCCGTGATACTGATCCTCCTCGGCATACACCAGTGTGCCTGGTGTAACGCCGCTTAGGTCGCTATGTGGCATTAAAAATAGACGATCACCATCAAAGCCGACGACTTCGGCATCAATGATGGCGCCACCTTGTAAGTGAACAGTACAGGCGCTGCCGACCGGGAGCTTGAGGCCAACCGCCTCCATCACCAGACCGGTCACTTTGGTCACGCGACCGGACACCAGCATCGGCTTCACATCGGCAATTTGTTGTTTGCCGTTACTAAGCAGTTTTTGCCATGAGTCTGAAAGTGCTGCTTGCATGATGTTTTTATTGGCTGATGTAAGAGAGTGATGACTAAGCAATGAAACTACGGTTTATTCAAATACAGGGCTTACTCAAAACTGCCCTAGCTGCGTCGTTGGTACTTAAACCCAGATTTTCCATTAGACCGCTATCACTTAGTAGAAACTCAGGCGGCATGCGCTGTTCAGAGAAATAGTACCACCGCGATTTGAGTGCGAGCGCTACAGCGACAAGTGTGCCTTTGGCGAACTGCCTGGCGTTGTTGCTCCTCCTAGTAAGATGCAGCTTGCGTCGTCGTCGCGTCTAGCCAGTCAGTCCGCCAAAGGCACACTTGTCGCTGTTCCAATTGAAAATCTGGGTTAAAGGCGCTCTTCGTCGCCACTCCTTGCCGGAACAATTTTGCGTTAGTCCTAAGACAAATATTGAAGCTTAAAAAAACAATGGTTTTAATATACTCCCCATTATTTTTACTAAAAATGCCGTATTGCCCAGACTTTGTATGGACAACTAAAATATACGGAATGGGAGTATATATATTTACTCCATTAAATCTAAGTCCGAATTGAAGCCTTAATTTAAGTCAACCTATTCAGCCGTCGTTTTTTTCAATACGGCCGTCAAGCGATCCCAGCGTGTGGCTAAAGTCGCATCGACACTATTTTGTCCGGTTTCTAAACGGCAGCCGCCGCGTTCAATATGATAATCGGCAGTGACCCGCCAGCCAGTTTTGCTTAACTCTTCACCGATGCGATTTTTTAAGATGTCGGCGTCTTCTGGGTTGACCATAATTTGCGCCGGTTGCTGCACCGAGGGCAGTTGATCGATGGCTTCTTGCACGATGGGCAAAATCACTTCTGGATCAATCGCTATGCGCACTTTTAACATCGCCTCTGCCAACTCTATCGCCAGACTCAGCAAGTCCTTACCCATCACTGCGCTGGCAGCAGAAATTTGCTCGGCAGTGCTGCTGATTAGTTGCTTCATCTGTTCTACCTGGACATCAATCTCAGCTTTACTGGCGGCGAAGCCAGCGTCTTTGCCTTCTTGTAATCCGACCAGATAAGCCTCCTGGTAACCGGCTGCATAGGCTTCGCGGCTCGTGATTTCTTTGAGCTTGGCCAGCTCTTCACGATTGATTCTGGCGGCCAGGTTGGTAGCTACTTGTTGCTCTGCTACATGGGCCGGACGCTCATCGCCGAAGGATGCCATTTCCCAGCGCTGGAAAGCGGACATCTGCCCCTTGGGGAGGTTTTTTGGCGGTATTTTTTCAGTCACATCAGACATACGAATCTTCGCCTTTTGCGCCTAACATGATCTGGCCTTCGTCCGCCAGACGCCGCACAATCAAGAGAATTTGTTTTTGCTGGGTTTCGACTTCTGACAGACGAACTGGCCCTTTGGACTCTAAATCTTCGCGCATCATTTCTGCCGCACGTTGCGACATATTTTTGAAGATTTTTTCCCGCATGTCAGGGTTGGCACCTTTGAGTGCGATGATCAGAGAATCGGACTGTACTTCGCGCAGCAGCAACTGTATGCCTTTGTCGTCAATCTCCAGAATGTTATCGAAGACAAACATCTCATCCATGATTTTTTCGGCCATATCGCCATCATATTTGCGTAAATTCTCCATCACTGAGGCTTCATTATCGCCACTCATAAAGTTGAGAATTTCTGCTGCTGCACGCACGCCACCAATAGATTTTTTCTTCAGACTCTCATTGCCGGTGAGGAGTTTAGTCAGTACATCATTTAATTCGCGCAGAGCTGCTGGCTGGATACCGTCCAGCGTTGCAATACGCAGTACGACGTCATTACGCAAACGCTCGGTAAAGTTATTTAAAATTTCGCATGCCTGATCACTTTCCAGATGCACCAGGATGGTTGCAATAATTTGTGGATGTTCGTTCTTGATCAGATCGGCGACTGACGGGGAGTCCATCCATTTCAGACTTTCTATCCCGCTGGCATCCTTGCCACCCAGAATACGGTTGAGCAGGGAGGATGCTTTGTCGTCACCCAAGGCCTTGGTCAGTACATTGCGGATGTATTCATCCGAGTCCAGACCGACTGATGAACTGATGTCAGCTGCCGCTTTAAACTGCTCTAGCACTTTGGCAATACTTTCATGTGGAATCGCACCGATGGTCGCCATGGCGGCACCGATTTTTTGTACCTCGCGCGGGCCAAGGTACTTCATGACTTCTGCCGCACCATCTTCACCCAGTGCCAGCATCAGTGTTGCTGCTCTTTGTACGCCGTCGTCACTCATTGCTCACCCATGTTTTAATCACATTTGCTACGATTTTAGGATCACTGCTAGCCAATTGCTTTGCCATGTCCAGATTGATATCGTAACCAGAACTTTGTTTTGCTGCGTTGGCCGTCTCTTCATTTGATTTCGACAGGTTAACGATCGCGGCTTCTTCCTCTTCCTGAGCGGCTAATTCTGCGGCTTCTTCCCGCTCTTTTGCCCGTGCTTCTGCGGCTTTTTGTGCCTTGGTTTTGGTTTCTTTGCCCATAATTTTGTAGAGCATCGGGCGCAGATAACCAAAGAACAGATATAGCAGCACAAGCCCAGTCAAAATATATTTACCGATGTCTTTTGCCATTTGCAACATATCTGGCTGATTCCATAGCGGTGCTTCTACTATAGTTTCTTTTTGTGGTCCGGCAAATGGGCTGTTGACAACATTCAGCGTATCGCCACGATCTTTGTTGAATCCCATGGCTTCTCTGATCAGATCAGTTAGTTGAGTTTTTTCTATATCGCTTAATGGTTTGGTCGTGACTTTGCCATTTTTGTCTGTCTCGCTCTTGTAGTTAATTACGACCGCTACTGAGATGCGCTTAACGCCACCCATAGGCTGTTGAGTGTAGCGCAAGGTTTTATCGACCTCGTAATTTACGGTCGAGTCTTTTTGCACCAGACCGCTAGCCGCCGCATTGCTAGCCGCTGCCGCTGCGCTGGCAGTAATCGGGGCGATGGCTGGCACTGGTGGCTGATTTGTCAATGCACCTGGAATGCCCGACGCATTCGCTGTCTTGTTATAGCTTTCATTCGACTGCACGCTGCGGATGGTAGAAGCCTCTGGCGGTGAATTAGGGCGATAAGTTTCGGCTGCTTGTTCGGTGCGCGAGAAGTCGATATCGGCAGTTGCTTCTGCTCTGACATTGTTGGGGCCAACGATAGGCGTGACAATAGACTCTATCCGCTTGATGATATTTTGCTGAAAATCTTGCACGTATTTGAGTTGTGCCGGATCAAGACCGTTATTGGCCATTTGCTTGTTAGGGTCAGAGAGCAAATTACCGTTTTGATCGACGATGGTGACATTGGCCGCGACCAGTTCAGGTACGCTGCTGGCAACCAGATGCAGTACCGCGCTGACTTGCTGCTGATCGAGAGTGCGCCCAGGGTATAAATTTAGTAAGACAGAGGCGGTTGGTTTCTGTTGTTCTCTGATAAAAACCGAGGATTTTGGCATCGCCAGATGCACGCGCGCCGCTTGCACTGCGGAAATGGCTTGAATCGAGCGTGCTAATTCGCCTTCTAGTGCCCGTTGAAAATTAACTTGTTCTAAAAATTGAGAAATACCTAATTTTTGGTTTTCCATTAATTCAAAGCCGACATTGCCGCCTTTTGGCAAACCTTGCGCCGCCAATTTTAGACGTGCATCATGGACTTGGTTGGCCGGGACCAGAATCGCGCCGCCGCCATCGGAATATTTATACGGCACGTTCATCTGTTGTAGTGAGGCGACAATTGCGCCGCCATCTCTGTCAGTGAAGTTAGAAAACAAGACTTTGTAATCGGGAGTTTGGCTCCATAGCCAGACGCCAACCATGATCGCTAAGGTAATCGCGACACCTACAGATAACAAAACGGTCCTCATCCCAGGTGTCTGTGGGATACCCAAAATAGTAGGGAATGCCGGTGATACAGTTGCGGGCGCAGGGGAGATGCCACCGCCGCCCAGCATAGTTTCATTCGCGGTTGCCATGGCGTGCCTTGTAGTGAGCTTGTTTCAAAAAAATCTGCTGCATATCAAATCCGTTTAAATTTGTTTTAACCATAGATGAATATTTTGATGCATATATGGTTTTTTCCTTGATAGCGATTGTGCTGTTCTTTTTGAAAATCAATCTTAAGAAGAAGCTGTCTTTACACCTTCTTATCAAAGTTATGTGATTTGTAAGCGGTGTTAAGGTAACGCGGTGGATGATGTGGCCAGCCTACGCTGTTTTTACATCTTCTCAGGTTAGTACAGAATGAAGGACAGGATCAAATACGGATCTATTGTGGATGGATTGTTTGGGAGTCAGTGATGAAAATAGGTGGAATCGATAATAGCCAAATTACGGCAATGGTGGCGCAATTAAAAGCCGCCGCAGCACGGATGGAATCGTCTGCGCCGGTTGCTGGCACAGGTGCGAGCGTAGGTTTGAGCGCAGGTGCAAGCACTGCTCCGGCAAAACTGGATTTTGCAGATGCTCTTAAAGGTGCTCTTGATCAAGTCAATGCTACTGGCGCCAAGGCGGAAGAAGTCGGTAAGCAATTTACGATGGGTAGCGACAACGTCGGTTTATCTGACGTCATGATTTCCATGCAAAAAGCCAATATCTCTTTTCAGGCGGCGGTGCAGGTCAGAAACAGGCTGGTTTCAGCCTATCATGACATTATGAATATGCAAATATAAGCTGGTGGATTTTGCTACATGCGAACTGTCGGTGATGTATGCTAAACATAAAAATAAGGGGAGTATGTCGATAAATTGCCTCGTTGATGAGGTTTTAATTGGACAATTAAATATACTGTATTGAGTATATTGCATTTAAATCGGACAATTTTAGCTTAAAAGTTGTCTGAGGAATCTTAGTTCTTAACATTCGCAATCCCAAAAATACATCCCTCAAATCCCCGTTTATGCGGGGATTTTTTTCGTTTGTCATCGTTGTTTGGCGGTAGAAGTAGCATCAATAAACGCCTGAGTTGAATTTGGCATACTATAAATCGCTGTCAACAGTATTAGCTTTCTTATTCCTAGCTCAATCAGCACAGCAGCTAATTAAGGTTGTAAGGGGTGTTGGTAAGATGGTTCTGGTTTCTTTGGATGACATAGTGCGATGAGTTTGAAGAGACGTGTCGAAAATTTGTCTTAATTGGTCTTAGTATGTCGTTAATCCAGTTTTCATAGTTAAAACTAATCGATTACATAATTTAAATTGAGTTGACCTATCAATATTCGATCTCTAGAATCAATTTGGTAGTAGATATTTAATCAATCAAGGAGATAACCATGTCAAATGAAGCAAAATGCCCGTTTTCGGGTGGCGCTGGCAAACACACCGTGGCTAAAGGCGCACCATCGAACTCAGACTGGTGGCCCAATCAATTAAAACTCAATATTTTGCATCAGCATTCTTCCAAGTCCAATCCTATGGATGAAGAGTTTAATTATGCTGAGGCGTTTAAAACGCTTGATCTGCACGCGGTCGTCAAGGACTTAACCGCGCTGATGACGGATTCACAAGACTGGTGGCCAGCGGATTATGGTCACTACGGTCCTTTCTTTATTCGTATGGCATGGCATGCTGCCGGTACTTATCGCGTGACTGATGGTCGCGGGGGTGCAGGCTCTGGTTCACAGCGATTCGCTCCATTGAACAGCTGGCCTGATAATGGCAATCTCGATAAGGCACGTCGCCTACTCTGGCCTATCAAACAAAAATACGGTCGCAACCTGTCTTGGGCTGATTTATTCGTCCTGACCGGTAACGTCGCATTGGAGTCCATGGGCTTTAAAACTTTTGGCTTTGCCGGCGGACGCCCTGACATTTGGGAGCCAGAAGAAGACATCTACTGGGGATCAGAAGGCAAGTGGTTGGATGATCAGCGTTACACCGGTGACCGTGAGTTAGAAAACCCACTCGCTGCGGTACAGATGGGTTTGATTTACGTCAATCCTGAAGGCCCGAACGGCAATCCAGATCCTCTCGGTTCGGCACGAGATATCCGCGATACCTTTGCCCGCATGGCGATGAACGATGAAGAAACTGTCGCACTTACCGCTGGCGGTCATACCTTTGGTAAGACCCATGGCGCTGCTGATCCGGGCGAGTATGTTGGCGCTGAACCAGAGGGCGCAGGTATCGAGGAGCAAGGTCTGGGCTGGAAGAATAGCTTCGGTAGCGGCAAAGGCGTACACACAATTACCAGCGGTCTTGAGGGCGCATGGACACCTAATCCGATTAAGTGGGACAACGGCTACTTTGAGACCCTGTTCGGCTACGAATGGGAATTGACTAAGAGCCCGGCTGGTGCGCAGCAGTGGAAACCGAAGGGCGACACAGGCGCTGGCACCGTGCCAGACGCGCACGATCCAAGTATTCGTCACGCGCCAATGATGTCCACTGCGGACATGGCGATGCGTATGGATCCGGCTTACGAAAAAATCTCGCGCCGCTTTATGCAAAATCCGCACGAGTTTGCAGATGCTTTTGCCCGTGCATGGTTCAAGCTGACACATCGTGATATGGGGCCAATTACTCGCTACCTTGGCCTATTAGTACCGAAAGAAGAGTTGATCTGGCAAGATCCTATTCCCGCTGTCGATCACAAATTAGTCGAACAGCAGGACATCGTCGCACTAAAAGCGAAGCTGCTCAGTTCTGGTCTGTCGATTTCTCAACTGGTGAATACCGCTTGGGCATCTGCCTCAACATTCCGTGGTAGTGACAAACGCGGCGGTGCTAACGGAGCACGTATTCGTCTGGCACCACAAAAAGATTGGGAAGTAAATCAGCCAGCTGAACTGGCGACAGTACTTGCTAAATTAGAAGCGATTCAGAATGAGTTCAATGCATCACAATCTGGTGGCAAGAAGATTTCACTCGCTGATCTGATTGTCCTAGGTGGCTCTGCTGCGGTTGAGGCTGCGGCTAAAAAGGCTGGTAACGATGTGACAATTCCTTTTACGCCTGGTCGTATGGATGCTACTCAGGATCAAACCGATGTGGAATCTTTCGCTGTATTGGAACCTGCGGCAGATGGTTTCCGTAACTACATCCGTAAAGGTCTGGAGGGGTTAGCGGCAGAGCTATTGATCGATAAAGCACAGTTGATGAGACTGACTGCGCCAGAATTGACCGTGTTGATCGGTGGTTTACGGGTTCTGGATGCTAATATCGGACATGCCAAACACGGTGTATTTACCAAGCGTCCTGAGACTTTAACGAATGACTTCTTTGTGAACTTGCTCGACATGGGCACGAAATGGCAGAAGTCCGCCGCATCGGCCGGCGTGTTAGAAGGGCATGATAGAGCAACGGGAGAGATCAAATGGACAAGTACGGTTGTTGATCTTGTATTCGGCTCCAACTCCCAGCTACGCTCTTTAGCAGAAGTCTATGCCTCTAGTGATTCGCAGCAAAAGTTTGTCAATGACTTCGCTGCGGCTTGGACCAAAGTGATGAATCTTGATCGCTTTGACTTGGTATAAATCATAACGTGAGACACCTCGGTGTCTGCAAAGTGCGGCCTCGATCTGATATTGGCTTGTTTGATTTTAGTTCGAGTCTGCATACATGACTTAACCGCATCCCAATAAAAATCCCCGCTTTTGACGGGGATTTTTATTGGGATGCGGTTAAGTTATTTACAAAAACATTATCGCGTGCCGTTTATTTTAGAATTACGTTCTCTTTCCAACTTCATGATGTAGCGTTGAATACTTGCTAATACCGTATTAGACATATTTAAAAATTGGCAACCAAGTCGACGATTGGTCTTGCCATTGAGCAGGATTAAGTCCTGGGCGTTCCTGATTTGCAAAGTAGTGTCGATTAAGCCGATATCAGGGAAATCAACTTTGCAATGCTTATAGATCGTACCGATTTCGCTATCTAATAATTTTCTGTCATCCAGTATTGCAATACCACCACAACTGATATCGACCAGAGAAAACTTCGCAGTTTCAGTGCCAAGATCTGTATCTATGGAGATCGCACAGCGAATAGGGTTGGACAGTGGTGTGTTGATACGATAATACTCACGGCGTTGAAGGCGGATTACACTCACGGGTATCGCGAATTGCAGTGCAGGACGATTTTCAAACGTCTCTCGCTGGACACCAGTAGATGAAAACTGAATGCTGATTCTATCTAACAGGCCTTCAAACGACACTCGC of the Undibacterium sp. 5I1 genome contains:
- the fliI gene encoding flagellar protein export ATPase FliI, which gives rise to MLVSGRVTKVTGLVMEAVGLKLPVGSACTVHLQGGAIIDAEVVGFDGDRLFLMPHSDLSGVTPGTLVYAEEDQYHGDAKHPRRRPSDRTRHLPVGWQLLGRVLDGNGKPLDTLGPLMTTESAPLGARIYNPLLRSPITEKLDVGVRAINSMLSVGRGQRLGLFAGSGVGKSVLLGMMARYTTADVIVVGLIGERGREVKEFIEQILGEEGLARAVVVAAPADAPPLLRLQGAAYATTIAEYFRDQGKSVLLIMDSLTRYAMAQREIALAIGEPPATKGYPPSVFAKLPILVERAGNGVDGGGSITAFYTVLTEGDDQQDPIADAARAILDGHIVLDRGLAESGHYPAIDIEQSISRAMHSITSPEHQKLARRLKQLYSRYQRSRDLISVGAYSAGSDPLLDDAIRLYPQINAFLQQDINEKSTIPESLQGLSALFGG
- a CDS encoding flagellar assembly protein FliH translates to MSDVTEKIPPKNLPKGQMSAFQRWEMASFGDERPAHVAEQQVATNLAARINREELAKLKEITSREAYAAGYQEAYLVGLQEGKDAGFAASKAEIDVQVEQMKQLISSTAEQISAASAVMGKDLLSLAIELAEAMLKVRIAIDPEVILPIVQEAIDQLPSVQQPAQIMVNPEDADILKNRIGEELSKTGWRVTADYHIERGGCRLETGQNSVDATLATRWDRLTAVLKKTTAE
- the fliG gene encoding flagellar motor switch protein FliG — translated: MSDDGVQRAATLMLALGEDGAAEVMKYLGPREVQKIGAAMATIGAIPHESIAKVLEQFKAAADISSSVGLDSDEYIRNVLTKALGDDKASSLLNRILGGKDASGIESLKWMDSPSVADLIKNEHPQIIATILVHLESDQACEILNNFTERLRNDVVLRIATLDGIQPAALRELNDVLTKLLTGNESLKKKSIGGVRAAAEILNFMSGDNEASVMENLRKYDGDMAEKIMDEMFVFDNILEIDDKGIQLLLREVQSDSLIIALKGANPDMREKIFKNMSQRAAEMMREDLESKGPVRLSEVETQQKQILLIVRRLADEGQIMLGAKGEDSYV
- the fliF gene encoding flagellar basal-body MS-ring/collar protein FliF is translated as MLGGGGISPAPATVSPAFPTILGIPQTPGMRTVLLSVGVAITLAIMVGVWLWSQTPDYKVLFSNFTDRDGGAIVASLQQMNVPYKYSDGGGAILVPANQVHDARLKLAAQGLPKGGNVGFELMENQKLGISQFLEQVNFQRALEGELARSIQAISAVQAARVHLAMPKSSVFIREQQKPTASVLLNLYPGRTLDQQQVSAVLHLVASSVPELVAANVTIVDQNGNLLSDPNKQMANNGLDPAQLKYVQDFQQNIIKRIESIVTPIVGPNNVRAEATADIDFSRTEQAAETYRPNSPPEASTIRSVQSNESYNKTANASGIPGALTNQPPVPAIAPITASAAAAASNAAASGLVQKDSTVNYEVDKTLRYTQQPMGGVKRISVAVVINYKSETDKNGKVTTKPLSDIEKTQLTDLIREAMGFNKDRGDTLNVVNSPFAGPQKETIVEAPLWNQPDMLQMAKDIGKYILTGLVLLYLFFGYLRPMLYKIMGKETKTKAQKAAEARAKEREEAAELAAQEEEEAAIVNLSKSNEETANAAKQSSGYDINLDMAKQLASSDPKIVANVIKTWVSNE
- the fliE gene encoding flagellar hook-basal body complex protein FliE; its protein translation is MKIGGIDNSQITAMVAQLKAAAARMESSAPVAGTGASVGLSAGASTAPAKLDFADALKGALDQVNATGAKAEEVGKQFTMGSDNVGLSDVMISMQKANISFQAAVQVRNRLVSAYHDIMNMQI
- the katG gene encoding catalase/peroxidase HPI, whose translation is MSNEAKCPFSGGAGKHTVAKGAPSNSDWWPNQLKLNILHQHSSKSNPMDEEFNYAEAFKTLDLHAVVKDLTALMTDSQDWWPADYGHYGPFFIRMAWHAAGTYRVTDGRGGAGSGSQRFAPLNSWPDNGNLDKARRLLWPIKQKYGRNLSWADLFVLTGNVALESMGFKTFGFAGGRPDIWEPEEDIYWGSEGKWLDDQRYTGDRELENPLAAVQMGLIYVNPEGPNGNPDPLGSARDIRDTFARMAMNDEETVALTAGGHTFGKTHGAADPGEYVGAEPEGAGIEEQGLGWKNSFGSGKGVHTITSGLEGAWTPNPIKWDNGYFETLFGYEWELTKSPAGAQQWKPKGDTGAGTVPDAHDPSIRHAPMMSTADMAMRMDPAYEKISRRFMQNPHEFADAFARAWFKLTHRDMGPITRYLGLLVPKEELIWQDPIPAVDHKLVEQQDIVALKAKLLSSGLSISQLVNTAWASASTFRGSDKRGGANGARIRLAPQKDWEVNQPAELATVLAKLEAIQNEFNASQSGGKKISLADLIVLGGSAAVEAAAKKAGNDVTIPFTPGRMDATQDQTDVESFAVLEPAADGFRNYIRKGLEGLAAELLIDKAQLMRLTAPELTVLIGGLRVLDANIGHAKHGVFTKRPETLTNDFFVNLLDMGTKWQKSAASAGVLEGHDRATGEIKWTSTVVDLVFGSNSQLRSLAEVYASSDSQQKFVNDFAAAWTKVMNLDRFDLV
- a CDS encoding flagellar brake protein encodes the protein MQSSPPVLGTENQSPYQVDSRREIIALLRGLKEGNQLISMMINGGTEVFITSILDVDDSNNTLIIDSAPSQLANQRIVEAPRVSFEGLLDRISIQFSSTGVQRETFENRPALQFAIPVSVIRLQRREYYRINTPLSNPIRCAISIDTDLGTETAKFSLVDISCGGIAILDDRKLLDSEIGTIYKHCKVDFPDIGLIDTTLQIRNAQDLILLNGKTNRRLGCQFLNMSNTVLASIQRYIMKLERERNSKINGTR